In the genome of Pseudorasbora parva isolate DD20220531a chromosome 10, ASM2467924v1, whole genome shotgun sequence, one region contains:
- the cdan1 gene encoding codanin-1, whose protein sequence is MAALLESLLHSKVELSETVLWLKGQHVYESQDFLFKVSKEEFVPFLLNFLREQSSQTLTHGPTTPAKTPSSSKSIRTHHSSERRGNKSTPVQGLRGASRVQLFSSAPSTSPVGGRNDLETSFTGSHCLSGVSAFSSPSFSSVWSPTPRNTPSERRSAQRASLGDFMTSPPEIQPSPSAQQHKGRRRSGGFGGCTSGRQTGARVAVLEEGGARRGRGVVRIEPVSPPTQVELNFNNLEDFPPMGAVQSSPVATKPSRRINPTPVSAERPNSKPKSCFTSTPLSLPASPPTIPESVGVKLTSGSPLSLQEERELLRKERSKLAQQAGSPLKTTPAICTPTKSVQRLGSKVTPDPQSPCPDPAKVTQKSELDLLAELYCTCISENLVPCVFLELFFVLQLLTSRGVSVSESAEEGISVCEDSPDVLEKAYLGNVHNCVYFSVKVLENQFELVSHLDKCTLRLLSENERVGTFSSSLRDRLAQAQDNCTAKVLPSPPLFVHSVPFQAATDNRSNFSSDRAFHTFKKQRDVFYGLIREWEDSHKEPGWDFEAALGNRVRMMASQLTAAGSHSHFSRLFQKQLIQMCKSPCVLGSSSDAPDADLLGMLGADSLGRLKRLQQRLVQPQGLIGPCPPPSFPGHQEFFKSFLQTASCCQLNQHLKDGLCQQLLKLDEVSILGPDASPARGDETGDGDMEQQDEKQRFSSVLLTARLLAKFLGFISFLPYQTSELPSRDIQDTAITLRSKSSPVLDVCAVLRNSVYRRRTILTVPWMVEFLSMLDYIGPFLPCYRTALCLLLQIYKRMVLGRGGELCYMNQLLMVAVLGWLFQIPIFPEDLFFSTDLKEEIKELENNTSFQGLDTLPLVDQQLLLTCCPYLGEFRKLLAAFVAGSSSKSGGLIRKITPTSAELRGPSITRSQQKLQVDLEQAFFHNQPPSLRRTVEFVAERVGSNCVKHIKATLVLELVKGGERALRDSLCLEGVNTAKLNDSICAQLCDAGMQTLERATRFCSENAPGAVRVLLPLETSSSVLTTAESITTRLATEKACSWLSSNITTLLKREWKSAFERVMKSVPSTFSLDADEGEGSSKSQQVQRSASELSAGSLCVSDCTHKVPLGSEVMIEVKEVLSVSIGPRSDEEVFTFHQIESLLDRVGQTLGCRKLLSPVVEQMLLRCTVQLACKLVSGELPLVFSAEGNKRPALLEKFLVLWARTPSPPLHLLFSELTLTAIFSATDSERTDYLFLIRRLIESGLLGEEDVGTNWPKLSALSWPEESVERFQQLSLTTQSPVPSLSNHRDILQVSQ, encoded by the exons ATGGCGGCTCTTTTGGAATCGTTACTGCACAGTAAAGTGGAGTTAAGTGAGACAGTGCTCTGGCTCAAAGGACAACAC GTTTATGAATCCCAAGACTTTCTGTTCAAGGTCAGCAAAGAAGAGTTTGTGCCTtttcttttgaattttttgcGAGAACAGAGCAGTCAAACTTTGACCCATGGCCCGACTACACCTGCCAAGACCCCCAGCAGCTCCAAATCTATCAGGACTCATCATTCTTCTGAGCGGAGAGGCAACAAATCCACGCCAGTTCAAGGTCTGCGCGGTGCCAGTCGAGTCCAGCTTTTCTCTTCTGCCCCATCTACGTCCCCGGTGGGTGGGAGGAATGACCTGGAGACATCATTTACTGGCTCTCATTGTTTGAGTGGCGTCAGCGCCTTCAGCAGCCCATCCTTCAGCTCGGTGTGGAGCCCTACTCCCCGCAACACCCCCTCTGAGCGCCGCTCCGCCCAGCGTGCCAGTCTTGGCGACTTCATGACGTCACCTCCAGAGATCCAGCCCAGCCCCTCTGCACAGCAGCACAAAGGTCGCAGAAGGAGTGGGGGGTTTGGGGGGTGCACGTCTGGCCGACAGACTGGAGCTCGCGTTGCTGTGTTGGAGGAAGGAGGTGCCAGGAGGGGTAGAGGTGTGGTGAGGATTGAACCAGTGTCACCTCCAACACAGGTGGAGCTGAACTTCAATAATTTGGAAGACTTTCCTCCAATGGGTGCCGTCCAGTCTTCACCAGT CGCAACCAAACCTTCACGGAGAATTAACCCAACTCCTGTAAGTGCAGAGCGGCCTAACTCTAAACCTAAGAGCTGCTTCACGTCCACCCCGCTCAGTCTGCCTGCCAGCCCCCCTACCATACCAGAGAGCGTTGGGGTCAAACTGACAAGTGGCAGTCCTCTCAGTCTGCAGGAAGAGAGAGAGTTGCTCAGGAAAGAAAG GTCTAAACTTGCCCAGCAGGCTGGCTCTCCACTGAAAACCACGCCTGCCATTTGTACCCCAACCAAATCAGTGCAAAGACTGGGGTCAAAAGTGACCCCTGACCCCCAGTCACCTTGCCCTGACCCTGCCAAAGTTACACAGAAATCAGAGTTGGATCTCTTAGCAGAGCTGTATTGTACCTGCATTTCAG AGAATCTGGTTCCGTGTGTTTTTCTGGAGCTGTTCTTCGTGCTGCAGCTTCTGACATCTCGTGgtgtgtctgtctctgaatctgcAGAGGAAGGAATCAGTGTGTGTGAAGACAGTCCAG ATGTTTTGGAGAAAGCTTATCTTGGAAATGTCCACAACTGTGTGTATTTTTCTGTGAAAGTGTTGGAGAATCAGTTTGA GTTGGTGTCACACCTGGACAAATGTACTCTTCGGCTTCTGTCTGAGAATGAGAGGGTGGGGACTTTCTCCTCTTCCCTCAGAGACCGCCTGGCACAAGCTCAGGACAACTGCACTGCTAAA GTGCTCCCCAGTCCACCCTTGTTTGTTCATTCAGTACCGTTCCAGGCCGCCACAGATAACCGCTCCAATTTTAGCAGCGACAGGGCCTTCCACACATTTAAAAAGCAGAG GGATGTGTTTTACGGGCTGATCAGAGAATGGGAGGACTCTCATAAGGAGCCTGGCTGGGATTTTGAGGCAGCATTAGGCAATAGAGTCag GATGATGGCCAGTCAGCTTACAGCAGCAGGAAGCCATTCTCACTTTTCCAGACTTTTCCAGAAGCAACTAATCCAG ATGTGTAAGAGCCCTTGTGTGCTTGGCTCCTCCAGTGACGCCCCTGATGCTGATCTGCTGGGCATGCTGGGGGCAGACAGCCTGGGTCGTCTGAAACGCCTCCAACAGCGCCTGGTCCAGCCTCAGGGGCTCATTGGTCCCTGCCCTCCACCTTCCTTTCCTGGCCATCAGGAGTTCTTCAAGAGCTTCCTTCAGACAGCCAGCTG CTGTCAGCTGAACCAGCACCTGAAAGATGGTCTGTGTCAGCAGCTGCTGAAGTTAGACGAAGTGTCCATCCTCGGTCCAGACGCCAGCCCTGCCCGGGGAGACGAGACCGGTGATGGAGACATGGAGCAACAG GATGAGAAGCAGCGTTTCTCCTCTGTGCTTCTCACGGCACGACTTCTGGCCAAGTTTTTGGGCTTCATCTCTTTTCTGCCTTACCAGACCTCTGAGCTGCCATCAAGAGACATACAGGACACTGCAATCACTCTGCGGAGCAAG AGTTCTCCAGTACTGGATGTGTGTGCTGTGTTGAGAAACTCAGTGTATCGGAGACGTACCATTCTGACAGTGCCCTGGATGGTGGAGTTTCTGTCCATGCTGGATTATATTGGTCCATTTCTGCCTTGTTACAGGACTGCTCTGTGCCTTTTGCTCCAGATCTACAA GAGAATGGTTTTGGGTCGAGGAGGGGAGCTGTGTTACATGAATCAGCTGCTTATGGTTGCTGTTTTGGGATGGCTCTTTCAG ATCCCAATCTTCCCAGAAGATCTCTTCTTCAGCACAGATCTAAAGGAAGAAATCAAGGAACTGGAGAATAACACAAGCTTTCAGGGACTG GACACCCTCCCATTAGTGGACCAACAGCTTCTCTTAACTTGCTGTCCATATTTAG GGGAGTTTCGTAAACTTCTTGCTGCTTTTGTGGCTGGTAGCTCTTCCAAGAGCGGAGGCTTGATTCGCAAGATCACCCCCACATCTGCAGAACTGAGGGGACCCTCCATCACCCGTTCACAACAGAAGCTTCAG GTCGATTTGGAGCAGGCCTTTTTTCACAACCAGCCCCCATCTCTCAGACGTACTGTAGAGTTTGTTGCTGAGAGAGTCGGTTCCAACTGTGTTAAACACATTAA GGCTACACTTGTGTTGGAGCTTGTGAAGGGTGGAGAGAGAGCTCTCAGAGATAGTTTGTGTTTGGAGGGTGTCAACACTGCCAAACTAAACGATTCTATCTGTGCTCAGCTGTGTGACGCAGGCATGCAGACTCTGGAGAGAGCCACCAG GTTCTGCAGTGAGAATGCCCCTGGAGCAGTCAGAGTTCTTCTTCCGTTGGAGACCTCTTCTTCT GTCCTGACCACAGCTGAGAGCATTACCACTCGTTTGGCTACAGAAAAAGCTTGCAGCTGGCTGTCCTCCAACATCACAA CACTGCTAAAGAGAGAGTGGAAGAGTGCATTTGAGAGGGTGATGAAGAGTGTGCCCTCAACCTTTAGTTTGGATGCTGACGAGGGGGAGGGATCAAGCAAGAGTCAGCAGGTCCAGAGGAGTGCCTCAGAGCTCAGTGCTGGGTCCTTGTGTGTTTCAGACTGCACCCATAAGGTTCCATTGGGATCAGAAGTTATGATTGAAGTTAAG GAGGTTTTGAGTGTGTCTATAGGACCCAGGTCTGATGAGGAGGTTTTCACTTTTCATCAGATTGAGTCTTTGCTGGACAGAGTGGGACAAACACTTGGATGCCGAAAA CTCCTCTCTCCTGTGGTCGAGCAGATGCTGTTGCGTTGTACTGTTCAGCTGGCCTGTAAACTTG TATCCGGGGAGCTTCCTCTGGTGTTTTCAGCCGAGGGGAACAAGAGACCTGCTCTTCTGGAAAAGTTTTTAGTTCTGTGGGCTCGGACTCCCTCTCCACCTCTGCACCTTCTTTTCAGTGAACTCACTCTGACTGCCATTTTTAGTGCCACAGATAGTGAG